A stretch of the Aegilops tauschii subsp. strangulata cultivar AL8/78 chromosome 4, Aet v6.0, whole genome shotgun sequence genome encodes the following:
- the LOC109762981 gene encoding BTB/POZ domain-containing protein At1g01640, which produces MDCCICGPMAAIYRPPRNTICSPCYEGSKAIIAFLNDGDHAAGDGQGDRGLVTPRGLIKHSDSSTKGMREAWEQMKEMRDREEAANQRAGFLEQGFGAAWMEGAHTDILVKPGNGPPIPAHKAILAARSEVFHHMLCSDECKAAPAGGCVSLPELAHDELSLFLAFLYTGTLDAAASATATSASERRLHALLVAADKYDVPFLGRACEARLAAAMDPANALRTLEVADRVSSGGALKERAMGTVVEHAEQVVFSEEYHDFAVRNAGLCVEITRALLAKAAGAKKA; this is translated from the exons ATGGACTGCTGCATCTGCGGCCCCATGGCCGCCATCTACAGGCCTCCGAGGAACACCATATGCTCCCCGTGCTACGAAGGCTCCAAGGCCATCATCGCCTTCCTCAATGACGGCGACCACGCTGCCGGTGACGGCCAGGGCGACCGTGGCTTGGTGACCCCCCGCGGATTGATCAAGCACAGCGACAGCTCCACCAAG GGGATGAGAGAAGCATGGGAGCAGATGAAGGAGATGAGAGacagggaggaggcggcgaaccAGCGGGCCGGGTTCCTCGAGCAGGGCTTCGGGGCGGCCTGGATGGAGGGAGCCCACACCGACATCCTCGTCAAACCTGGAAATGGGCCGCCAATCCCGGCCCACAAGGCCATACTG GCGGCGAGGTCGGAGGTGTTCCACCACATGCTGTGCTCCGACGAGTGCAAGGCGGCCCCCGCCGGCGGGTGCGTCTCCCTCCCGGAGCTCGCCCACGACGAGCTCTCCCTCTTCCTGGCCTTCCTGTACACTGGGACCCTCGACGCTGCTGCGTCGGCCACGGCGACATCGGCGTCGGAGCGACGGCTGCACGCGCTCCTGGTTGCGGCGGACAAGTACGACGTGCCGTTCCTGGGGCGGGCGTGTGAGGCGCGGCTGGCAGCGGCGATGGATCCTGCGAATGCGCTGCGGACGCTGGAGGTGGCTGACCGTGTCAGCTCGGGCGGCGCGCTGAAGGAGCGTGCCATGGGCACGGTGGTGGAGCACGCGGAGCAGGTGGTGTTCTCCGAAGAGTACCACGACTTCGCCGTCAGGAACGCCGGCTTGTGCGTCGAGATCACCAGGGCGCTGCTCGCCAAGGCCGCCGGCGCCAAGAAGGCGTGA
- the LOC109762972 gene encoding F-box protein At5g07610-like: MDQTEALPDDTLASILGRLPPCDLAASRCVRKTWRAVVDARRLLLPHLLPHSLHGIFINYIDYESPRCFSRPSTQKPAIDCNLDFLPGYAEDFDSIVDHCNGLLLYESDMNLCSYVVNPATRQWERLRYKTDARHHLAYLAFDPAVSPHYEVLLIPCVPDKVDPAQDSMEWPPSSWVFDVFSSSTRKWLKRLSMSDGKYQVIKMPIDIVERKQDQYLGKSEKGVYLAAIIYDEHILQVKTLVESSRHIDWVLKYHVDLEPCATADCRIDTGELEGFEKTWTLDGGRREGGWGEADEEKGEGENGGMLIPKNLEWDSDDDNVLNGKADYGCFYGRNVYFLGFHPYKEVVFLGLSFTGMAYHLESSKVQYLGDMRPKDYYHGHANGIYDSFPYTPCMIGELRNHASRSRRRGWSI; this comes from the exons ATGGACCAGACCGAAGCCCTGCCAGACGACACGCTCGCCAGCATCCTCGGCCGCCTTCCGCCGTGCGACCTCGCCGCGTCCCGCTGCGTCCGCAAGACGTGGCGCGCCGTGGTGGACGCCCGCCGCCTGCTGCTCCCGCACCTGCTCCCGCATTCGCTGCATGGCATCTTCATCAACTACATCGACTACGAGAGCCCGCGCTGCTTCTCGCGCCCCTCCACACAGAAGCCCGCGATCGACTGCAACCTCGACTTCCTGCCTGGTTACGCCGAGGATTTCGATTCAATCGTAGATCACTGCAACGGCCTCTTGCTTTATGAGAGCGACATGAACTTGTGCTCCTACGTGGTCAACCCCGCCACGAGACAATGGGAACGTCTCCGCTACAAGACCGACGCCCGCCACCACCTCGCATACCTTGCGTTCGACCCTGCCGTCTCACCCCACTATGAGGTGCTTTTGATCCCGTGTGTACCTGACAAAGTGGACCCTGCACAAGATTCCATGGAATGGCCACCATCCTCGTGGGTGTTTGATGTGTTCTCATCTAGTACAAGGAAATGGCTCAAGAG ATTATCTATGTCGGATGGCAAGTACCAAGTAATTAAGATGCCAATAGATATTGTAGAAAGAAAACAGGATCAATATCTTGGCAAATCAGAAAAAGGGGTGTACCTTGCAGCTATAATATATGATGAACATATACTCCAAGTTAAAACCCTTGTTGAATCAAGCAGACACATAGATTGGGTGTTGAAGTATCATGTTGATCTTGAGCCATGTGCAACGGCAGATTGCCGGATCGACACAGGTGAGCTCGAGGGATTTGAAAAAACATGGACCTTAGATGGAGGACGACGAGAAGGAGGATGGGGAGAAGCAGATGAAGAAAAAGGAGAAGGAGAAAACGGTGGAATGCTAATACCGAAGAATCTAGAATGGGACTCCGACGATGATAATGTTCTGAATGGTAAAGCTGATTATGGATGCTTCTATGGAAGGAACGTCTACTTCCTTGGCTTTCACCCCTACAAGGAGGTTGTTTTCTTGGGGTTATCATTTACAGGAATGGCTTATCATTTGGAAAGCTCGAAGGTTCAGTATCTGGGAGACATGCGCCCAAAAGATTACTATCATGGACATGCGAATGGCATATACGACTCATTTCCGTACACCCCTTGCATGATTGGGGAGCTTCGAAATCATGCTTCAAGGAGTCGTCGCAGAGGTTGGAGCATTTAA
- the LOC109762990 gene encoding alpha carbonic anhydrase 1, chloroplastic-like yields MASRRAVLVLVVAVAAAASVAADDPDYSYVPGNKLGPENWAKLSPKYSACNGGSAARKQSPIDIVTKNAVPKPNLDPLTRTYVATDATLINNGKEISMTFNGKPGSVSIGGKAFSLKKLRWKTPSEHTINGQRHPVELQLVHESDAGSGELAIIAILYKLGAPDSFYFQLKRKLAELAADRCSYGEQDARVAAGLVHLRSLEKRTGSYFRYMGSLTAPPCAENVYWNVLGKVRQMTKEQIDLVTAPLPAAAKQNARPVQPLNGRVVTFYNPPNSTISFDI; encoded by the exons ATGGCGTCCCGCCGGGCCGTCCTCGTCTTGGTCGTCGCCgtcgcggcggcggcgtccgTTGCAGCCGACGATCCGGACTACAGCTACGTGCCGGGGAACAAGCTGGGCCCGGAGAACTGGGCCAAGCTGAGCCCCAAGTACAGCGCCTGCAACGGCGGCTCCGCGGCGAGGAAGCAGTCCCCCATCGACATCGTCACCAAGAACGCCGTCCCCAAGCCCAACCTCGACCCCCTCACCCGCACCTACGTCGCCACCGACGCCACCCTCATCAACAACGGCAAAGAAATCTCG ATGACGTTCAACGGCAAGCCTGGCAGCGTGTCCATCGGCGGCAAGGCCTTCAGCCTCAAGAAGCTCCGGTGGAAGACGCCCTCCGAGCACACCATCAACGGCCAGAGGCACCCCGTCGAGCTCCAGCTCGTCCACGAGAGCGACGccggctccggcgagctcgccaTCATCGCCATCCTCTACAAGCTCGGCGCCCCGGACTCCTTCTACTTCCAGCTCAAGCGGAAGCTGGCGGAGCTGGCGGCCGACCGGTGCAGCTACGGCGAGCAGGACGCGCGCGTGGCGGCCGGCCTGGTGCACCTGCGCTCGCTGGAGAAGCGGACGGGGAGCTACTTCCGGTACATGGGCTCCCTTACGGCGCCGCCGTGCGCCGAGAACGTCTACTGGAACGTCCTGGGCAAGGTGAGGCAGATGACCAAGGAGCAGATCGACCTCGTCACCGCGCCGCTGCCGGCCGCCGCCAAGCAGAACGCCCGGCCGGTGCAGCCGCTCAACGGCAGGGTCGTCACCTTCTACAACCCGcccaacagcaccatctccttcGACATTTGA